One window of Trifolium pratense cultivar HEN17-A07 linkage group LG5, ARS_RC_1.1, whole genome shotgun sequence genomic DNA carries:
- the LOC123883487 gene encoding CBL-interacting serine/threonine-protein kinase 9-like, whose product MMMNNKVSRRQRTRVGKYEMGKTIGEGSFAKVKLAKNVENGNFVAIKILDRNHVLRHHMKEQLSREISTMKIINHPNVVKIYEVMASKTKIYIVLELVKGGELFDKIAKNGKLKEDEARSYFHQLINAVDYCHSRGVYHRDLKPENLLLDNNGVLKITDFGLSTYSQQEDELLRTACGTPNYVAPEVINDRGYVGSTSDIWSCGVILFVLMAGYLPFDEPNQMTLFQKISRAEFTFPPWFSAEGKKLLKAILNPDPLTRIKISEILEDEWFKKGYKPATFTEEDDVNVDDVAAAFNDSKENLVSETKEKPVSMNAFELISRSQSFNLDNMFEMEQKGVVKRETHFASQRPANEIMSKIEETAKPLGFNVHKRDYKMKLQGDKSGRKGHLSVATEVFEVAPSLHMVELRKTGGDTLEFHKFYKTFSSGLQDIVWHTDSVK is encoded by the exons ATGATGATGAACAATAAGGTTTCACGGAGGCAACGTACTAGAGTAGGAAAATATGAAATGGGAAAAACAATTGGTGAAGGAAGTTTTGCAAAGGTGAAGTTGgcaaaaaatgttgaaaatggAAATTTTGTTGCCATTAAAATTCTTGATCGTAATCATGTTCTTCGCCACCATATGAAGGAACag CTGAGTAGAGAAATTTCAACTATGAAGATTATTAATCATCCAAACGTTGTCAAAATATACGAG GTAATGGCAAGCAAAACAAAGATTTACATTGTCTTGGAGTTAGTTAAAGGAGGAGaactatttgataaaatt GCTAAGAATGGGAAACTTAAAGAGGATGAAGCAAGAAGTTATTTCCATCAACTAATCAATGCAGTTGATTATTGCCATAGTAGAGGCGTGTATCACAGAGATTTGAAG CCAGAGAATCTTCTTTTGGACAATAATGGTGTTCTTAAAATTACAGATTTTGGATTAAGTACATACTCACAGCAG gaGGATGAACTTCTCCGCACGGCATGCGGAACACCGAATTACGTTGCTCCTGAG GTGATTAATGATAGAGGTTATGTTGGTTCTACATCTGATATCTGGTCTTGTGGAGTCATTCTCTTTGTACTTATGGCTGGCTACTTGCCGTTCGATGAGCCGAATCAAATGACACTTTTTCAGAAA ATTAGTAGGGCTGAGTTCACATTTCCGCCTTGGTTTTCCGCGGAGGGAAAGAAACTGCTCAAGGCTATACTTAACCCGGACCCTCTAACG AGGATAAAAATTTCGGAAATCTTGGAAGATGAATGGTTCAAAAAAGGATACAAGCCGGCTACTTTTACGGAGGAAGATGATGTCAACGTAGATGATGTCGCTGCTGCCTTCAATGATTCTAAG GAAAATCTCGTGAGTGAGACTAAAGAGAAACCCGTATCAATGAATGCTTTTGAGCTTATTTCTAGATCTCAAAGCTTCAATCTTGACAATATGTTTGAGATGGAGCAAAAG GGTGTTGTAAAGCGCGAAACACATTTCGCTTCACAGCGCCCTGCAAAtgaaattatgtctaaaattGAGGAGACTGCCAAACCTCTAGGATTTAACGTTCATAAGCGAGATTACAAg ATGAAGCTGCAAGGTGATAAAAGTGGAAGGAAGGGTCACCTTTCAGTAGCTACTGAG GTTTTTGAAGTGGCTCCGTCGTTGCATATGGTCGAGCTACGAAAGACGGGCGGCGACACACTAGAGTTTCACAAG TTCTACAAAACATTTTCATCAGGGTTGCAAGACATAGTGTGGCACACTGACAGTGTcaaataa
- the LOC123883486 gene encoding CBL-interacting serine/threonine-protein kinase 9-like translates to MMNNNKVPPRPRTRVGKYEMGKTIGEGSFAKVKLAKNVENGDYVAIKILDRNHVLRHNMMDQLKREISAMKIINHPNVVKIFEVMASKTKIYIVLELVSGGELFDKIAKNGRLREDEARSYFQQLINAVDYCHSRGVYHRDLKPENLLLDSNGVLKVSDFGLSTYSQQEDELLRTACGTPNYVAPEVLNDRGYVGSTSDIWSCGVILFVLMAGYLPFDEPTTIALYRKIGRAEFTCPPWFSPEAKKLLKSILNPNPLTRIKIPELLEDEWFKKGYKPASFTEEDDINVDDVAAAFNDSKENLVTETKEKPVSMNAFELISRSQSFNLDNLFERQKGVVKRETHFTSQCPANEIMSKIEEAAKPLGFNVHKRNYKMKLQGDKSGRKGHLSVATEVFEVAPSLHMVELRKTGGDTLEFHKFYKTFSSGLQDIVWHSDKK, encoded by the exons ATGATGAACAATAATAAAGTACCACCGAGACCTCGTACTAGAGTTGGAAAGTACGAGATGGGAAAAACAATTGGTGAAGGAAGTTTTGCGAAAGTTAAGTTAGCAAAGAATGTTGAAAATGGTGATTATGTTGCTATTAAAATTCTTGATCGTAATCATGTGCTTCGTCATAATATGATGGATCAG CTGAAGAGAGAAATTTCAGCTATGAAGATAATTAATCATCCAAATGTTGTTAAAATATTTGAG GTAATGGcaagcaaaacaaaaatttacatTGTCTTGGAGTTAGTTAGTGGAGGAGaattatttgacaaaatt GCTAAAAATGGGAGACTTAGAGAGGATGAAGCAAGAAGTTATTTCCAACAACTAATCAATGCAGTTGATTACTGCCATAGTAGAGGCGTGTATCACAGAGATTTGAAG CCAGAGAATCTTCTTTTGGACTCAAATGGTGTTCTTAAAGTTTCGGATTTTGGATTAAGTACATACTCACAGCAG GAGGATGAACTTCTCCGTACGGCATGCGGAACACCGAATTACGTTGCTCCTGAG GTGCTTAATGATAGAGGTTATGTTGGTTCTACATCTGATATCTGGTCTTGTGGAGTCATTTTATTTGTACTTATGGCTGGCTACTTGCCGTTCGACGAGCCGACTACAATTGCACTTTATAGAAAA ATTGGTAGGGCTGAGTTCACATGTCCGCCTTGGTTTTCGCCTGAGGCAAAGAAACTGCTCAAGTCTATACTTAATCCGAACCCTCTAACG AGGATAAAAATTCCGGAACTCTTGGAAGATGAATGGTTCAAAAAAGGATATAAGCCGGCATCTTTTACCGAGGAAGATGATATCAATGTAGATGATGTTGCTGCTGCTTTCAATGATTCTAAG GAAAATCTCGTGACAGAGACCAAAGAGAAACCTGTGTCGATGAATGCTTTTGAGCTTATTTCTAGATCACAAAGCTTCAATCTTGACAATTTGTTTGAGAGGCAAAAG GGGGTTGTAAAGCGCGAAACACATTTCACTTCACAGTGCCCTGCAAATGAAATTATGTCTAAGATTGAGGAGGCTGCCAAACCTCTCGGATTTAATGTTCACAAGCGAAATTACAAG ATGAAGCTGCAAGGTGATAAAAGCGGAAGGAAGGGTCACCTTTCAGTGGCTACTGAG GTTTTTGAAGTGGCTCCGTCGTTGCATATGGTCGAGCTACGAAAGACGGGCGGCGACACACTAGAGTTTCACAAG TTCTACAAAACATTTTCATCAGGTTTGCAAGACATAGTGTGGCATTCAGACAAAAAGTAA
- the LOC123883488 gene encoding probable L-gulonolactone oxidase 6, whose protein sequence is MLFLCLKGMSKKSFISIIVLIFSSVIVLSTPPEDPIKCSSSQNTTCTITNSYGMFPDRTICQASQALYPTSEQELISMVAFASKIKTKIKVTTRYSHSIPKLVCLDDSKGLLISTKYLNKVVKIDVDEKTITIESGVTLKELINEASKNGLVLPYTPYWYGLTIGGLMGTGAHGSTLWNKGSAVHDYVVEIRIVRPSNSEDGYAKVEILNEQNNEDFNAAKVSLGVLGVISQVTLKLEPVFKRSITYLAKSDSDLGEQVLNFGHEHEFADITWYPSQRKAIYRVDDRVPISTSGNGLYEFIPFRPTSSLALAVIRTTEDLDESTRDADAKCGLAKLTTNTLIASAYGLTNNGIIFTGYPVIGFHNRLQSSGSCLDSLQDLKITACAWDSRIKGEFFHQTTFRVSLSMVKNFIEDIQKLVQLEPKALCGIEQYNGILMRYVTASSAYLGNQDEALDFDFTYYRSKDPMTPRLYEDIIEEIEQIGIFKYGGLPHWGKNRNLAFEGVFKKYKNVGKFLKVKEKYDSQGLFSSTWTDQMLGLKDGVTILKNGCALEGLCICSQDSHCNPSKGYFCKPGKVYKEARVCSHV, encoded by the exons ATGTTGTTCTTATGCTTGAAAGGTATgtcaaaaaaatcattcatttcAATTATTGTCCTTATTTTTTCCTCTGTTATTGTGCTATCTACACCCCCAGAAGATCCAATCAAATGTTCATCATCACAAAACACAACTTGCACAATCACAAATTCCTATGGAATGTTCCCTGATAGAACAATATGTCAAGCTTCTCAAGCTCTCTATCCAACTTCTGAACAAGAATTAATTTCAATGGTTGCATTTGcaagtaaaataaaaaccaaaatcaaagTTACTACACGTTACTCACATAGCATACCAAAATTGGTATGTCTTGATGATTCAAAAGGGTTATTAATAAGCACAAAATATCTTAACAAGGTAGTGAAAATTGATGTGGATGAAAAAACAATAACTATTGAAAGTGGTGTTACATTAAAGGAATTAATCAATGAAGCTTCAAAAAATGGTTTGGTTTTACCATATACACCCTATTGGTATGGTTTAACAATTGGTGGATTAATGGGAACTGGTGCACATGGAAGCACATTGTGGAATAAGGGAAGTGCTGTTCATGATTATGTGGTTGAGATTAGGATTGTTAGGCCTTCAAATTCTGAAGATGGTTATGCTAAAGTTGAGATTCTTaatgaacaaaataatgaaGATTTTAATGCTGCTAAAGTTTCACTTGGTGTTCTTGGTGTTATTTCACAG GTAACCCTAAAACTAGAACCAGTTTTCAAGCGATCAATCACTTATTTAGCGAAAAGTGATTCTGATTTGGGAGAACAAGTGCTTAATTTTGGTCATGAACATGAATTTGCGGATATAACGTGGTACCCAAGTCAAAGAAAGGCTATATATCGTGTTGATGATCGTGTTCCCATAAGTACATCTGGCAATGGTCTCTATGAATTTATCCCTTTTCGTCCCACTTCTTCACTTGCACTTGCTGTCATAAGAACCACAG AGGATCTTGATGAATCCACTAGGGATGCTGATGCAAAGTGCGGACTTGCAAAATTAACAACAAATACTCTCATAGCTTCAGCTTATGGACTTACAAACAATG GTATAATCTTTACTGGATACCCTGTAATTGGATTCCACAATCGTCTTCAATCATCTGGATCATGCTTAGATAGTCTTCAAGATTTAAAGATAACAGCATGTGCTTGGGACTCAAGAATAAAAGGAGAGTTTTTTCATCAAACAACATTTAGAGTTAGTTTATCTATGGTGAAAAACTTTATTGAAGATATACAAAAGCTAGTTCAATTAGAGCCAAAAGCATTATGTGGAATTGAACAATACAACGGAATTCTAATGCGTTATGTCACGGCTTCGAGTGCTTACTTAGGGAACCAAGACGAAGCATTAGACTTCGATTTCACATATTACCGTAGCAAAGATCCAATGACTCCTAGGCTTTATGAAGACATTATTGAAGAGATTGAACAAATAGGGATTTTTAAATATGGAGGGTTACCTCATTGGGGTAAGAATAGGAATTTGGCTTTTGAAGGTGTTTTTAAGAAGTATAAAAATGTTGGGAAATTTTTGAAGGTTAAAGAGAAATATGATTCACAAGGGCTATTTTCTAGTACTTGGACGGATCAAATGCTTGGATTAAAAGATGGTGTGACAATATTGAAAAATGGGTGTGCTTTAGAAGGTTTGTGTATTTGTTCACAAGATAGTCATTGTAATCCAAGTAAAGGGTACTTTTGTAAACCAGGAAAAGTTTACAAGGAAGCAAGGGTTTGTTCTCATGTGTGA